AGACCCATCCTTGTCAGTTTCCAGCTTGAATGTCTTGTACTTGTACTGGGAACAAATTATTGTTGCAGTCCTCCTAGGATTGGCGGCTATTGCTGGACTTATTGGGAACTCCATGATAATTGCAGCAGTGGCTTTCTCAAAAAACTCCAAACTTCAACCAATGCATTAGTAACAAGTTTGCGCGTAGCTGATCTGTTGACATCCTTTACACTTATCTGGTATACTGTCAGTAATCTTGGCAAAAATGAATGGCCAATACCAGGGGCCTATTGGATTTGTCAGTTGACTGGTTTCAATATATATGCCTTCCTGGGAACCAGCATGTGGACACTGGGTATGATTGGTATAAATCGACTCATCCACATCACAAAACCCATGTGGTACCAGAAGATCTTTACATCCTGGAAGCTTGCGATTCTTGTGGTGATACCATGGGTTGTCCCGGCAGCTGGGTTACTTATCTGTCTTGCAGCTGGACTTGTTACTTTTGGGTATTACAGACCTGGCTTATCATGTGGCGATAATACAATTCATGATATAGTTGAATATACCATTATTATAAATGTAGTTTGTGCATTGCCGATCCTAGCAATATTTGGAAGTTACATTTGGATCTATATGCATGTCAAGAAACACATGCAGCAACAGAAACAGCGTTTGTCACAGTTTTCTGTCACGTCAGACATCGAGCTTGCTATCCCAGAAGATCCCCATGATCCCAACAACGTCATAGCAGTTCGCAGAAGGATGCAGATATCCAAACAAGAGATTGAGATCACCAAAAACCTCTTTGTGGTCGTCGTTGGGTTCTTTGCGTGTTTTCTTCCGTACATCATCCTACGCTCAATTCCAAGGACCCCCGCTATTGAACATTTGTATTATTATGTTAAGGTTATTCCGTGGTTTAACAGCGCTATTAACTTCATTATATATGCTATGAAGCATCCAGATTTCAAAGTCATACTGAGACATATGATGAGGTGTTCTTATGCTGATATCCCACAACCATCACCAATCCTGAAATACCTACTTTCAAGGAAGAACTAAAAACTTGACTCAAGATTGCTCTATGAAGTATTCTAGTAAAGTTCAAAACACttcctattcgctgtcgtagtgcacgcgcgcacgttagaatatgaccgttgctaggtcaactggatcacgttttgttacgaaccactgatcgaaatgatcacaacacaaagcctatgacaTATCAAAATTCGGCACAAGTGTATGAGCCCAgacttggagcagtaaccaatggttactaacgtgcactacgacagcgaattcgctgtagaagtgacgtaataatcggattaactaccatagcaatagataagtaaaatttttgactatatcgccctgcactacaatgttcacgcggtacctatatgCGTTGAACCAtataatgctgatcactcgcacctgtaagattagtatctttgaaaagagcggtattgtattcaatctatgattgcagacatacacaggtgatgagtgcaacctgctcgtgctatggcagttaatccgatttattgcgtcacttctacagcgaattgctGGTGATCTTGTAATTCTTGGGTTTGTGTAAAACTAACAGTAATTTCTGGTTTCAATAGGCTGTAAATATTAGTAATATTGCCACTAATAGATTTGCATATGAACAAGCCGCACTGAGTGCATGCTGGCCGTCGGGCCCAAGTTACTAAATTACATGGACAAACCCTGACTCCATCCagttcattgctaaattatgaaaGAATTTTACTAAGCAAATAACATTCTTGCTAAAATGCACTCACAGATGATTTCATAGTGTCGcagttagggaccgatcgttatttacggcaggggggggggaatgggtgttttggcaaaaatatcgacaaaaatttcgcgttccccctcacgtccgctcaaaattttcgtgttccccttgttttcccaattttctccatttaaaatttaacaatcccccctcctggttcaactaaaatttcaggttccccccctcaagaccacaaaaaagttcgtgttccccctaaatttacccattcccccctgccataaataacgatcgctcccttagcaTCGGTAGTGAAGGCGGATGAGTTACGACCTCCAAAGTCAACGGCATTCCACTGGCGGATGAACAGAGGAGATTGAGGGAAATGGTGGTCATCCTTAGTCCACCCTgtacagtcagaattaataggtaaattttcacgggaaaattttctggtcacgtgacacccatgggtgcagacatatgtgatgcgatcaagccaaatcagtcggaactcggaaatattgattttgagatatagccaaacaaagaaagtttttccttttgtttcctcttgttttggaaactcttaaattgctcatatctttggaactggttattcaatttcaatggggttttctgcaaaatccagctttgtaaatgctttttactatcctttaggaaactgaaaatgtattatggccgagttccgactgattttgcttgatcgcatcacatatgtgaccgtccaggtcgaaacgctcgtaaagtcggcccctggtcaaatttgttttcttccgtgtttagaaaatatatatcataagctttacaatgatatatcatttgacttcaaacgatatccagaagcggagttataacttgtaaaactttgctccttcagtaaaagggtacattattttggcactacattatttctttttttccacattgctggtattaaatatcaaatggtcataattggcggtcacttcaaatcatccccaactgaacgaggttcaggaatgtcctctcattgttaattgttggttaacccaccacttgaacaggatttagccaaagtaaaCCAAGACtttacataagtataagcttattatcctcttcaacaataggattaaagattggtgtttgactggactaaaatgagaaacatgtcggacaaatattagggacataaattatgaatacaacctctatgcatattttgcactttaactcgaaatacaatttgccgactttacgagcggtttgagatggatggtcacatattagcattatggaatgtgaccccgagcacagcgggtggtctaccaatgtatttgaattcctcctttgatgcaaaataagtaacatgtcgcaagttaataatattatggttagagtttcttttttttttgaaggtttatttcaaactctaatggtgacctgcAGGTCAAATtactagaattgtacattaaacacacctaaacagacacaatgcaatttgcaggcagcagcttaatcagcgccaatattgcagcattgaaacaaacaactatacaaacatcaaatccaacccaaccccatcccccagtaggcaatgaggataaagtgccttgcccaaggacacaacacgttggcacgagcggggctcgaactcgcaacctatggattatgagtcgggcgccttatccactctgccacacgtgctcccacatTAACGTAGAGGTCACACTCACATTGAtatgcattggtcacgtgtccaaaaaaattcccgtgaaaatatacccattaatgttgactgctgTAGAAGGCTACAGTATTAGCCTAGAGGTAGAGGGTGGTCATATAGATTGGTGTGCTAGGCTATCGGTCGGAAGGTTATGTAAGATCATGAGCTTTCTCATTTATCCTCTATCCCACTCATTGTGGCCCTAAACGTGCAGACACCACAGTGGGCAATGGTGGGTGCATAGCGTGCCGTGGTTCGGTCACGTAAAATGGTGGACCCATGTACCAGAAGAGCAATgatctggacatgtaaaagttgcaggccttttcgtaaagagcaggggatcagcccgggcctgttgtctgtcacactcagcattgaggtcaacttgcgctgccctttggggcttggcagcatatcgacccgtgGCGTGCTTAGAGGAATCTGAGTATTCAGAAAGCGTAGATAAAAAAAGATGTTTTCAAGACGCAGGTTGGGTTTTCAATACGCATAGTGACGCGTATAATATTCTTTCAatacatatattcaactgcaaggcTTACAAAAGTTTTGtacaaataccaaaaataacgggatatattcaaggatttgagaatataatcatatcaaaagAATCTACATCATCAGATCACCACATGTAGTCTCTTATCATTATAactaggaataaaatcaattcatctcaatatgcAACGGAGGAATGTGATATTATTGTCCCTGACAAGTTATTTCTCAAAATACTAGAACACTGATTTCCTTAATGTGACTATAATAGCCCGACTATAGGTGGCGTTATAAGGTTTTAATGCAGcagtcaggcggcataggaagcgcgaccgtgacgtacgaggctggcgaagatacagggctgacagccccattcaaaatacacggttagcaattacaaatggaaaattaacatacttgcagtggggtactttgcagaaccccgacggatttagagtaagataattttgttttcacaccacataacaaatttagaattgtttgtgaagatttcatgattatgtgttaatccaatggcgacctcaaaattggcgatatcgcttccatcaccgcctggcaGCAGTTCCCAAACTGTGGGTCGCGACCGGCCCTTATGGGGTCGCGGCCTCTTCCAAAAGGGGTCGCgggtcttttttctttctttttttgaatataaaatgctagagtgaagaATAGCCTATGACACCGGTCAAGAACTTTCGGCACTGTAAAAGAAaagccaatcagtggttcacaacaGCTTAGGAATAACAAGAGTGGAGGTGTACAAgcataagatgcttatgcactctgctcttgaaggacgGTGCGCCGTTttcagatatgtctccgactactccatctggtaggctattccaaacatgAACATTgatgaactgcagtgtggatgcaGGTCCTGCTTGGTAGCAATGCCTTTAGAACTGGTgtataaataacaaaaaagttcaacttttttcaaatgttttgtattgtataGACACTTCTCGCcgcaaataaatactatcttgagtagatagcgaaaaacaaACCTACTTTCCTAAGACGCGttctatatagacgaatccaaatccacgcattcctacacctgattagcagcctttagttgggtagccgtcagctacaatgcacccaaaatgtgaaatgattcgaccttggcggaaattttaaactgcattccatcacccgttttacaccttccgcgaaaacacaggtagacaaaagaatgattaaagtttacaacacaataggcccaaAGTAAAGGGAGACACTGCTGCAGTGtcggggagctgaaaattacctttgccaacacctgcaacccTGTTGCAAAGAATCAGTATTTAACatgctgtttctggtgttggatttcccattgggtgctctcaggtgcgggctggtattttaccagagtgagggaatgagcgccctctgcctccctagctcagttgctgaacatgccagctttagggcggaggaaaccatcaggttcaacggccagtatgttcaaatgtcttggccatttgtttttgctactgtaacgatgtagacagtacagccagcgacaaAATCATGAGGAGATATTGCTCCGTTCTTTCTCCTTCTAGTTACTCATATTATGGTGTTCATGGAatttgttaggttaggtttaataccaagtctttcaagagcacttgtgagttatgttccggccggactttgtccttaaactgctggagaacagtgcggtaagatcgggtgctgtttttctggtagggctagtttagttccaagatcccttgccatgaacatcaaaaatcatcttcattttcttgagtattctaaggggtcaaggacggtagtgattctcttcatattggagtagcctatcccaatgactctaaatcttcatcatgggccaaagagcggaagaggaagatttacttctcaacggtcattaggctggtgttgaacatgtcatcattggtaaaccttccaacactggccaacatgttccagatcagggacgaactactacatattggtagatctcggctgctgtgtgtccagaaataagctgaaacagggctgatcacccgtaaagctgctgagactggaccaaaataattctcagcaaaattcatgattacgaaaactacaagcaaatcttcgaaaataccgagggtagatgagcggcagtctactgttgacttcatgacggaccagcgggaactcggcacaccatcacgaactgttggccctgattattgtcgcctgtctaccttcaaacctcttgtaatatctacttataatgtccgtactgtaaatcaacaagggaaaatgcatcctttttggatttcgcagctccgaaagaccccctacatttgaccaaaatagagctccgaaagacccttgattttaatAGTTTCAGCTCTAAAAGGCCCATAAAATTGCTCATtcttcctctggatagagtctagtaatcctagagtggtggcgctggcactcatccaagacagtgaggcgtattccatcacactgcaaaCTTGAGCCTTGTAAACAGTTGCTCTGCCTCTGACACCAAGTTTATTTGCCACTCTCCTCAGAGTGCcccagcttctgtcctgctctggatgagatgTTAGAAAtttgctttgtccaggtcagcttgctgtcgactgtgactcccaggatctccagctcctcctccTCAGCCAGTTTGGCGGTACCAAACAGAAGCTTTAGgttggttggattcctctttaTTAATAATGTCATTGCCTTATATTTCGATGGCTCAAAGGTTACCTTCCATCTCTCTGCCCAGATCCTCAATTTTTCCAGGTCTCTGTTCAGGCTTATTAGCAGTAACGACCTCAGGGTTGTGATACAATACTCACCCGATTGGAAAATTTCTTCGTGCAAATGGTGTCTGCTTTCACATTTACGCCGACGACACGCAAATTTACATAAGCTTTGATCCGAGAGTAGACTGCCGGAGTGTGTCAACTTGCTTTGGAGAAACTACAATCCTGCGTTTAGATCAAGCAGTGGATGACTTTaaacaaattgcagttaaacgagGCTAAACCCGAATTCTTCGTTGCTGTTTCTTCGGGGTTTACTGCCCGACTTAATAATATCACTCTGACTCTTGGTAATGTAACAATAACACCTACTAAGTCTAAGGAACCTTGGCATCGTATTCGATCCTCCGTTGAGTATGAAAGTCCAAATTTCTTCCATCGATCATTAAATGTGTTAGCTATCATCTCCTGAATTTGTCACGCATCCGCCTTTACTTAGTACAAGATGCTTGTAAACTTGCTGTTCAGTCGCTCATTTTCTCCCGGATATTGACTATGGCAATGCTTTGCTCTATGGTGCCAATGAAGGTGACTTAACGTGTTTGCAACGCCTTCAGAACAGGGCCGCCAGATTGATTACTATGCTTGTTGGCCGATACCATCCCAGTGCTCATTTACTACGTCTCCTTCATTGGCTGCCAATTCGCGAACGTATCAAGTTTAAACTACTGGTCTACAATCTCCATCATATCTTAAcccctggggaactgatgcattgatggaggaagtactgACTGGTCAGATAAGAtaactttgatggaacgatctaTCAGGTAGCCcctaatccaggtgagcagcTTGCTGGATACTCCTTTCGCTATGAGTTTCGAGCAAAGGCCATTATGCCAGACATAGTCGAATGCTCCTGTAATAACGCAGTTTgttgcctctgtccagggagTTGGCCCACTCTTGGGTTAGAATGTGTGCTGTGCTGTGGtctaaataaattatttaaactgtctatctgatatcagttggtttccaaggagATACTCGGGGGGCACttaatacaaatgaccatacggctatactcccccggaaagacccccctttttggatttcgcagctccgaaagaccccctacatttgaccaaaatagagctccgaaagacccttgattttaatAGTTTCAGCTCTAAAAGGCCCATAAAATTGCTCATtcttcctctggatagagtctagtaatcctagagtggtggcgctggcactcatccaagacagtgaggcgtattccatcacactgcaaaCTTGAGCCTTGTAAACAGTTGCTCTGCCTCTGACACCAAGTTTATTTGCCACTCTCCTCAGAGTGCcccagcttctgtcctgctctggatgagatgTTAGAAAtttgctttgtccaggtcagcttgctgtcgactgtgactcccaggatctccagctcctcctccTCAGCCAGTTTGGCGGTACCAAACAGAAGCTTTAGgttggttggattcctctttaTTAATAATGTCATTGCCTTATATTTCGATGGCTCAAAGGTTACCTTCCATCTCTCTGCCCAGATCCTCAATTTTTCCAGGTCTCTGTTCAGGCTTATTAGCAGTAACGACCTCAGGGTTGTGATACAATACTCACCCGATTGGAAAATTTCTTCGTGCAAATGGCGTCTGTTTTCACATTTCCGCGCGCCGACGACACGCAAATTTACATAAGCTTTGATCCGAGAGTAGACTGCCGGAGTGTGTCAACTTGCTTTGGAGAAACTACAATCCTGCGTTTCTGGAATCAAGCAGTGGATGACTTTaaacaaattgcagttaaacgagGCTAAAACCGAATTCTTCGTTGCTGTTTCTTCGGGGTTTACTGCCCGACTTAATAATATCACTCTGACTCTTGGTAATGTAACAATAACACCTACTAAGTCTAAGGAACCTTGGCATCGTATTCGATCCTCCGTTGAGTATGAAAGTCCAAATTTCTTCCATCGATCATTAAATGTGTTAGCTATCATCTCCGGAATTTGTCACGCATCCGCCGTTACTTAATACAAGATGCTTGTAAACTTGCTGTTCAGTCGCTCATTTTCTCCCGGATATTGACTATGGCAATGCTTTGCTCTATGGTGCCAATGAAGGTGACTTAACGTGTTTGCAACGCTTCAGGACAGGGCCGCCAGATTGATTACTAATACTATGCTTGTTGGCCGATACCATCCCAGTACTCATTTACTACGTCTCCTTCATTGGCTGCCAATTCGCGAACGTATCAGGGATCAAGTTTAAACTACTGGTCTACAATCTCCATCATATCTTCAAGTACTGATTTCGGTTAAAACATCTGTTTATGCCACTCGTTCGTCAAAGGACAAAACACTTCTATCTCAACCAAAAACCAAGACACGTACTGGTGATCATTCATTTTGAATCATGTGCACCCCGGATATGGAATTCTCTACCTTGTGACATCAGGGAAGCTGGTAGGCCTACACTCCAGCTTTTCAAAGCAAATCTGAAAACATACCTGTTCAAGTAGTTTTTTCACGCTCTATCCAATTGTCATGACATATattatgctttgtattgtttgtattagttGATGTCTCTAGTTCATGTACCTGTATATTCTCTTATATTAAACGCTCCGTTCTTTGTGGGGTGCTCAATAAAtgcctattatgttatgttatgttatgttatgttatgttatgttgtctCTAGATGTTATctcacaaaacaaggtggaatcatctgcgtagaggtagagttggttttcacactcatcacccatggtcatcaatgaagacagagaacaaaagtgggcccaatattaacccctggggaactgatgcattgatggaggaagtacaTGATGACTGGTCAGATAAGAtaactttgatggaacgatctaTCAGGAGCCCCTAATCCAGCTGAGCAGCTTGCTGGATACTCCTTTCTCTATGAGTTTCGAGCAAAGGCCATTATGCCAGACAAAGTCGAATGCTCCTGTAATAGGCCCTAACGCAGTTTGTTGCCTCTGTACGTCCAGGGAGTTGGGCCACTCTTTGGTCAGAATGTGTGCTGTGCTGTGGTCTAaataatagttccaatgcaaaagagattcatccatgtgtctcttcagttgaataacaccatatgggcgggcccgcgcccctttggggctactgtctgggccatatccaacaagttttgtccatgtgtctCTTGAGTTGAATAAATTCtttttttggccccctattttgtaAGCTTTTGTAACCCCCCAGGCTGAACGTAGGCCTACACTACAGGCTGTGatccggcagcaatatggaatattgaatcttggccCTATATATGCTAACATAccggtcatgatgcagtcatgtctacagtagaattcaccacgacctttgcaggacttaaaccccattaaaagctattaaaccaagataacactcattgaaaacagctcaactgattaaatcatatcttctctggttaaatccacacatatgtttctgctttactgtgcaatggagcaatgagctggtattatagtttcagttgggtgaacgattataaagcgaacgctagagaacaattctgtgtgggcttttgtttacgaaatgagacaatactctgcttattgttaaccagcgttcttgaaaatgagaagcatggtggtttgcaggcttaacacggttttgaaataatttcttcatattttttggtgttatctgtcgtttacatatccttcctaaaacaccaaagtacgaatatttccaaacacctaaattagctaaaaatttaggacatgttacaaaactatattttctagaattttagaagagtacttttaatattggccggttatttttcacacagcgacgttaactaggcaattacccatacttctaacatacgctatttgtagaggttacgtgTCAATGgcaagagcactgtgtattgtgtataggaaaacggacagtaacagCTAGTAACTTCAGTATGTAACCAGGCCATGtcttctgagctgaataaatCTTCTGAGCTCCCAGTCTATCAAGTTCTTTGCAGTCAAAGCATATTTGGAGAAACCttttttagggaacaaaccaaaagatcgatgacgtcctataaacgaaattaGTTtcatttaggggggagggggtaaaaatactcgattacgtttgtacaaaaacatcggtctgactAATGTTTCATTAttcaaaatgttcaacatttCATTAATATTAGGCCTAGGCTAAGCCTACGacacaatgtaggcctacgaGCTCCTACGGTACGAGACTCCTacatttctggcagggagggagggggtcggttGAGAAACGAAACTTAGGCCAAGCCACATTATGATCCTCCCCGCGTCCCATAAAAAGGATCTTGCAACCAAGTGAGAAGAGCGAAGCTGAGGGACTGGGAGGAAATGGTGGCACTCTGCAGGCCTGCCCTCATCCTGGCGGAGCAATTTTGGGAAATCTTCCCGATTTTATTTTCGGACTGAAGTTGAGTTTATAcacgatcgcttttgcagaaaagcgaattGTACGCATGCTCAGTGTGCCAAACTGACTTGTTTTTGTACTCTGAGCGTGCCGTGTGCGGGGCCGTGTGTACAATTTCCTTATCGCAAAAGCGACCGAGTATGAACTCAGCTTAATTGATTGAATTAAATTCTAGAAACACTCACCAAAACATCCATGCATGGTGTGTGAAGGCATTTTGGAGTCCTTTTGCCAAGAAATAGAAAACTGTTTGCCTGCTGTGCGAAGAAAAAGTTGCGCAGTTCTAAATAGTCAGAACAAAATAATACACCCAGAGATACTTTTGAGTGAAAAAGATGACTCTTAAACCGCTGAGGAATCAGTGATCATCGAATGAAATTCGCTGTAACTGCGCATGCCGTGGGGTGACTGGTGATAACATTGCCATGATGAAGGAAGGTGGCACGAATGTGCGCCATGCAGTGGTTGCTGGGCAAAACACTCAACACATGCAAAACCACAACCCGGAAACGTAAGTACATTATAACATCATGTACTGTATTAAACTGATTGCCATGCTTATGTCATGACATATTAAAATgctagagcgtgtttatagcgCCTTTGCAGTCAAACTTCAAGCCTGCAAAGCCAAGCTAACATTTATTTTCAGCACATGTATCATGTCAATGTGATtgatattttattcatacatacatgtacactctAGGTATCCCagcccaggcaaaccttagttaacacatttgctacagaaaaattatcaaattcgtggacatcgtggaacattcaactacgcttgttactccgcgagcGTACAGCGCCACTCTACGGCTACGCGTCCATGTTAGCTTTCTGTCGTGCATGCAGAATGATGCACAATTACGATCTCGATCGGGTGCATGAACATTCAATCTGTGCATGTTCAATGACCCGACTCCGAGTGCTCATATTTCCAACGCTCCGATTGGCAATACACTTTTCTATGATGGCTGACTAAAACGGACATCAGCAAAAATTGTAAATGGTCTGGGGTGAATATTCGTCGTCTGCTCCAAGCTTCCCCAATTTGGGCCCAAATCAATGACGTAAACCCGGAAATAAAATGagcaaaacattgtttattgtatCTAATATTCTGAATTTAATAAAATTTACGTAACACTTGTTTTATAATGTTGTCTTGTGTGTTTTCTTCTATTGACCAGaacattttataacaaaataaaaaaaaaaaaaaatggttactATGATGATGCCCCAAAAATGATGTTGACATTGGTTACTCTCAGAGATTTGGTTTTGAGCTAATGTCTTAAATCAATTTCTTAAATTATTTGAGGATAATTTATCATAATGCCACCAATAATTGGCACAGGAGTATCATTGTGCAAACAGGCACAAGAAATAATTTATAATGTTTGGCAATATTTTGGCAACACAAAGAAACTGAGCAACAGAGTTTGGACTAAAAAAAGATGCTACTACTGCACAACTCTTCACAAAATTCGGAAATATGGACCGCCAGACCATTCAAAGCGAGGACCAAAAAGGAAGCGAGTTATCGACAACTTTGATGACTTCGACAGGTCTGCATTAAGACGCTTAATAACAAATATGTATGAACAACAAAAATGGACATCAATCAAATCaatagtcagcgaaattcgcctagatcggggcccaaacacaatgcatatttacatagaaatttgaatttttttcgagaacaggtcgatgaaggaaacctacataaa
The Amphiura filiformis chromosome 3, Afil_fr2py, whole genome shotgun sequence DNA segment above includes these coding regions:
- the LOC140147341 gene encoding beta-2 adrenergic receptor-like; this translates as MWTLGMIGINRLIHITKPMWYQKIFTSWKLAILVVIPWVVPAAGLLICLAAGLVTFGYYRPGLSCGDNTIHDIVEYTIIINVVCALPILAIFGSYIWIYMHVKKHMQQQKQRLSQFSVTSDIELAIPEDPHDPNNVIAVRRRMQISKQEIEITKNLFVVVVGFFACFLPYIILRSIPRTPAIEHLYYYVKVIPWFNSAINFIIYAMKHPDFKVILRHMMRCSYADIPQPSPILKYLLSRKN